The Phoenix dactylifera cultivar Barhee BC4 unplaced genomic scaffold, palm_55x_up_171113_PBpolish2nd_filt_p 001307F, whole genome shotgun sequence genome has a segment encoding these proteins:
- the LOC103724027 gene encoding uncharacterized protein LOC103724027 has protein sequence MMDSVKLIHNEELLICNKECTAEICNDQITSTGDPLVLPRLGDQYQVRIPSLITEFEHDQLQDRPIKGDDILGVDYSSQNSLPIPIMWVNYGGGNIKHEQQDYPGTTSCSKRAGPGDLICKVDSGINPKCSVTSGFPPYCSNSCSTFSQGAKPEHPNNSLEHGKELFRSTSQEDMNPYNQMYFGLRWTGEGCNPVPDLPFISWTDAEVQSFLLGLYIFGKNLVQVTKFMESRSMGEILSFYYGKFYRSDAYRRWSECRKMRSRRYIYGQRIFTGWRQQELLSRLVPVISVEVQHNLLEVIKTFSEGRVSLEEFVLNLKALVGMEVLVEAIGIGKGKHDLTGFVSDPVRANPVNPILPIGKAFSSLTNEDIIKFLTGGFRLSKARSNDIFWEAVWPRLLARGWHSEQPRGHSSVGSKNALVFLVPGINMFSRRKLVKGNHYFDSVTDVLNKVVADPRLLELEAEGAKGSDSTEDKFQWDVNTKLDQTCMFDHQRQRYLHPRLPGINSELMKFTVVDTSLIEGETQSKVRELRSLPVDAVCSYGPINQTGETYGNSSVEQPDSSDTSSNDQGGSNQGISNDKNSGNGRCNFERGMLSDLSDCLFTVSELKISADGHDINEQYHVPFSDKNPVKDIKCQYNRRVKSSQRSYIAPASKRQKSTSCDHVETGFGLDGFLKSHRSKEEDHCQLKSHDAGESNHAETGICQGKIPAGPEDSSECICGRNRAGSGAVSMAGIFLEDPQPRTFIDLNLPHFPPYFETEACRAEVTCGQGDSNPKESSLPLEERQQGDDSSTLEINNKSSKQDPTLSSRRQSTRNRPPTTKALEALACGFLSTKRKGRGTKASASSNLASRLSRHAQKSVGAPRSAPYPDTITPNITASNDGNGQEYDIHKSHASIFRRTFIQPERKETRELLGIL, from the exons ATGATGGACTCTGTTAAACTTATTCACAATGAAGAGTTACTAATTTGCAATAAAGAGTGTACTGCAGagatatgcaatgatcaaataacTTCTACAGGAGATCCACTAGTTCTTCCTCGTTTAGGAGATCAATATCAGGTTCGAATTCCATCCCTGATCACAGAATTTGAACATGATCAGCTGCAAGATAGGCCAATAAAAGGTGATGACATACTTGGTGTAGACTATTCCAGTCAAAACAGTTTACCCATCCCAATTATGTGGGTTAATTATGGAGGTGGTAATATCAAACATGAGCAGCAAGATTATCCTGGCACCACAAGTTGTAGTAAAAGAGCTGGGCCAGGGGACTTGATATGTAAAGTTGATAGTGGAATTAATCCCAAATGCAGCGTAACAAGTGGATTTCCACCTTACTGTTCAAACAGTtgcagtacattttctcaaggtGCAAAACCTGAACATCCAAATAACTCCTTAGAACATGGTAAAGAACTTTTTAGATCCACAAGCCAGGAAGACATGAACCCATATAATCAGATGTATTTTGGTTTACGGTGGACTGGTGAAGGTTGCAATCCAGTGCCTGATTTACCATTTATCTCTTGGACTGATGCTGAAGTGCAGAGTTTTCTCCTTGGTCTCTACATTTTCGGGAAAAATCTTGTTCAGGTGACAAAATTTATGGAGAGCAGAAGTATGGGCGAGATATTATCATTCTATTATGGGAAATTTTATAGGTCTGACGCATACCGCAGATGGTCAGAGTGCCGAAAGATGAGAAGCAGGCGATATATATACGGGCAGCGAATTTTTACAGGCTGGAGACAGCAAGAACTATTATCACGTTTGGTGCCAGTCATATCTGTGGAAGTTCAACATAATTTGCTGGAG GTTATCAAGACCTTCAGtgagggaagggtttctttggaGGAATTTGTCTTAAATTTAAAGGCCTTGGTTGGTATGGAAGTTCTTGTAGAAGCTATAGGAATTGGTAAGGGAAAGCATGACCTGACTGGATTTGTATCAGATCCAGTTAGAGCAAATCCAGTTAACCCTATCCTACCAATTGGCAAAGCTTTCTCATCTCTTACAAATGAAGACATCATCAAGTTTCTAACAGGAGGTTTCAGGCTAAGCAAAGCAAGGTCCAATGACATTTTCTGGGAAGCTGTTTGGCCCCGTTTACTTGCAAGAGGGTGGCACTCTGAGCAGCCCAGGGGTCATAGTTCTGTTGGTTCCAAAAATGCTTTGGTATTTCTCGTCCCTGGTATCAACATGTTCTCAAGGAGAAAACTTGTGAAGGGAAACCACTATTTTGATTCTGTCACTGATGTCTTGAATAAAGTTGTAGCAGACCCAAGGCTTCTTGAGCTAGAGGCTGAAGGAGCTAAAGGAAGTGACAGCACTGAAGACAAATTTCAATGGGATGTAAACACCAAATTGGACCAAACTTGTATGTTTGATCATCAGCGTCAACGGTATCTGCATCCAAGACTTCCAGGTATTAATTCGGAACTTATGAAATTCACTGTTGTGGATACCAGTCTTATTGAAGGTGAGACACAATCCAAGGTTCGAGAACTGCGGAGCTTACCTGTGGATGCTGTTTGTAGCTATGGTCCTATTAATCAGACAGGAGAAACATATGGTAATAGCTCAGTGGAGCAGCCAGATTCATCTGATACATCATCTAATGATCAAGGGGGTTCCAATCAAGGCATCTCTAATGACAAGAATTCGGGGAATGGAAGGTGCAACTTTGAAAGGGGTATGCTGTCTGACCTATCGGATTGTTTGTTTACTGTCTCGGAGCTAAAAATTTCAGCAGATGGACATGATATCAATGAACAGTACCATGTTCCATTTAGTGATAAGAATCCAGTGAAGGATATAAAGTGTCAGTACAATCGCAGGGTAAAATCTAGCCAAAGAAGCTATATAGCCCCTGCTTCAAAGCGACAGAAGTCAACTTCCTGTGACCATGTAGAAACCGGTTTTGGCCTTGACGGTTTTCTAAAAAGCCATCGGTCAAAGGAGGAGGATCATTGTCAACTGAAATCACATGATGCAGGTGAAAGCAACCATGCTGAGACTGGCATATGTCAGGGGAAGATACCTGCTGGCCCAGAGGATAGCAGTGAGTGCATCTGCGGCAGAAACCGTGCTGGTTCTGGTGCTGTTAGCATGGCAGGCATCTTTCTGGAAGATCCTCAACCACGAACTTTCATCGACCTTAACCTCCCTCATTTCCCTCCATATTTTGAAACTGAGGCCTGCCGAGCAGAGGTTACATGCGGCCAGGGGGATTCAAATCCAAAGGAATCTTCATTGCCGCTAGAAGAAAGGCAGCAGGGTGATGATTCCTCCACACTGGAGATTAACAACAAGTCTAGCAAGCAGGATCCTACCTTGAGCTCCCGAAGGCAGAGCACTAGAAACCGACCACCTACTACAAAAGCACTAGAAGCTCTTGCTTGTGGATTCCTTAGCACAAAGCGCAAGGGGAGGGGTACAAAGGCCTCTGCATCAAGTAATTTGGCATCCAGATTGTCACGCCATGCGCAAAAATCTGTTGGAGCTCCTCGCTCTGCTCCTTATCCCGATACCATTACCCCTAACATTACAGCCTCTAATGATGGTAATGGTCAAGAGTATGACATTCACAAAAGCCACGCAAGCATTTTCAGGAGGACCTTTATTCAGCCTGAGAGGAAAGAGACTCGGGAGTTACTTGGCATACTTTGA